The following proteins are encoded in a genomic region of Euzebya sp.:
- the ccsA gene encoding cytochrome c biogenesis protein CcsA, whose amino-acid sequence MLGAAAGVTGAAAAVLGLALAPPDAVQGEAQRLMYVHVPSAWVAYLAFAVVLLASVGYLLRRELRWDRHAQAAAELGVGLTGLAIVTGSLWGRPVWGVWWAWEPRLITTVVLLVVYLGYLGIRRRGGDPHAGARRAAVVGVAAFVNVPIVHFSVVWWRTLHQPPTVLRPGGPAADIHPLMLAALLTGVAAFTLAATWIHLRRVQVLADHDSAGQPTATRIDHGPQRPQVELTVTRKVLR is encoded by the coding sequence GTGCTGGGGGCTGCCGCCGGCGTCACCGGTGCGGCCGCCGCCGTCCTCGGTCTGGCGCTCGCGCCCCCGGACGCGGTACAGGGCGAGGCCCAGCGCCTGATGTACGTGCACGTCCCCTCAGCCTGGGTCGCCTACCTCGCCTTCGCCGTGGTGCTGCTGGCGAGCGTCGGCTACCTGCTGCGCCGAGAGCTGCGGTGGGACCGCCACGCCCAAGCCGCAGCGGAGCTCGGGGTCGGCCTGACCGGCCTGGCCATCGTGACCGGCAGCCTGTGGGGGCGACCCGTGTGGGGCGTGTGGTGGGCCTGGGAACCCCGCCTCATCACGACCGTCGTGCTGCTGGTGGTCTACCTCGGCTACCTGGGCATCCGCCGGCGCGGCGGTGACCCCCACGCCGGGGCCCGGCGGGCCGCCGTCGTCGGCGTCGCCGCATTCGTCAACGTCCCGATCGTGCACTTCTCGGTGGTCTGGTGGCGGACGCTGCACCAGCCCCCAACCGTCCTGCGCCCCGGCGGCCCGGCAGCCGACATCCACCCGCTGATGCTGGCGGCCCTGCTCACCGGCGTGGCCGCCTTCACCCTGGCGGCCACCTGGATCCACCTGCGCCGGGTACAGGTGTTGGCCGACCACGACAGCGCCGGGCAACCCACCGCCACGCGGATCGACCATGGTCCGCAGCGGCCGCAGGTCGAGCTGACCGTCACCAGGAAGGTTTTGCGGTGA
- a CDS encoding cytochrome c maturation protein CcmE gives MMTVRPRVRLLLVAVMAVAAIGLLAASGLDDSLVYYRSPSEVTTLSADAGRLRLGGLVQIGSVARRGQDVHFVLTDGVSQVSVVHRGDPPGVFQEGQGALVEGSLDDTGVFRSDLLIVKHSNEYSAPDGEDDTPPPYSAGARR, from the coding sequence ATGATGACGGTCCGCCCACGCGTCCGGCTGCTGCTGGTCGCCGTCATGGCCGTCGCCGCCATCGGCCTCCTGGCCGCCTCGGGGTTGGACGACAGCTTGGTGTACTACCGCAGCCCCTCAGAGGTGACGACCCTGTCGGCGGACGCCGGCCGCCTGCGGCTGGGCGGTCTGGTGCAGATCGGGTCGGTGGCACGTCGAGGGCAGGACGTGCACTTCGTCCTCACCGACGGCGTCAGCCAGGTCTCCGTCGTGCACCGAGGGGACCCGCCTGGCGTGTTCCAGGAGGGCCAGGGCGCGCTGGTCGAGGGATCCCTCGACGACACCGGCGTGTTCCGCTCTGACCTGCTCATCGTCAAGCACTCCAACGAGTACAGCGCCCCCGATGGCGAAGACGACACGCCGCCGCCCTACTCTGCAGGGGCCCGCCGGTGA
- a CDS encoding heme lyase CcmF/NrfE family subunit encodes MNNLLGTAALSLGFVAAIAATGWWVFAARHGRFDRRARRLTVVMLAAAAAACGVLVWALVTNDFSVRYVADNGARAVPLYYTVISLWAALEGSLLLWLLVLSGYAVLVMRHVHPRALTLHPWAMAVLCAVAVFFFGLALFAGNAFHPVSPVPTDGPGPNPLLQDHPLMGIHPPMLYLGYVGLTVPFAYAVAALITGRTGRGWLIATRRWTLAAWTFLTAGVMLGAWWSYEVLGWGGYWAWDPVENASILPWFTATALIHSVMVQERRATLRVWNLSLAVSSFLLVLLGTFLTRSGVVASVHAFSQSAIGPALLAFLAVVFVAVTGLFIWRSDRLGPVERMEVALSRESVFLGNNVILVGLAFTVMIGTVFPLLVEAVNGERVSVGSPYFNRMAIPLALAMLVLMGIGPLVPWGAADLRSLGRRLALPTAVGLLAIAGMGAAGLRGIAPVMTVGLGVFVLGTIIDRVVTGWQATRASTDLRPLRALAATLLRRRRLYGGLVVHAGVVMAAIAIAASSSYSTEGQQTLQVGESFTVGSYTATLEGITPRRTDRKMSITAQVAIADGERDLGVYAPALSFYPAATQAIGTPSVRTRLAEDAYLLITSVDDDRTEATIRLIISPLVLWLWVSAGVMVLGAVVAAWPGRRGSDRSPTPTAVSQPQGVPT; translated from the coding sequence GTGAACAATCTCCTCGGCACCGCTGCCCTCTCCCTCGGGTTCGTGGCCGCCATCGCCGCGACCGGCTGGTGGGTGTTCGCGGCCCGCCACGGCCGCTTCGACCGCCGTGCCCGACGGCTGACCGTGGTCATGTTGGCGGCCGCCGCGGCGGCCTGCGGGGTGCTGGTGTGGGCCCTGGTCACCAACGACTTCAGCGTCCGCTACGTCGCCGACAACGGTGCCCGGGCCGTGCCGCTGTACTACACCGTCATCAGCCTGTGGGCGGCGTTGGAGGGATCGCTGCTGCTGTGGTTGCTGGTGTTGTCGGGCTATGCGGTGCTGGTGATGCGCCACGTCCACCCGCGGGCGCTGACGCTGCACCCGTGGGCCATGGCGGTGCTGTGCGCAGTGGCGGTGTTCTTCTTCGGGCTGGCCCTGTTCGCCGGCAACGCCTTCCACCCGGTCTCCCCAGTCCCCACCGACGGGCCGGGGCCCAACCCGCTGCTGCAGGACCACCCGCTGATGGGCATCCACCCGCCCATGCTCTACCTCGGCTATGTCGGGCTGACCGTCCCCTTCGCCTATGCCGTCGCCGCCCTGATCACCGGCCGGACCGGACGGGGGTGGCTGATCGCCACGCGGCGCTGGACCCTGGCCGCCTGGACCTTCCTCACCGCCGGCGTCATGCTGGGCGCCTGGTGGTCCTATGAGGTCCTCGGATGGGGCGGGTACTGGGCGTGGGACCCGGTGGAGAACGCCTCGATCCTCCCGTGGTTCACCGCCACCGCTCTGATCCACTCAGTGATGGTCCAGGAGCGCCGCGCCACCCTCCGGGTGTGGAACCTGTCGTTGGCCGTCTCCAGCTTCCTACTGGTGCTGCTCGGCACCTTCCTGACCCGCAGCGGTGTGGTCGCCAGCGTCCACGCCTTCTCCCAATCCGCCATCGGCCCGGCGCTGCTGGCGTTCCTGGCCGTGGTGTTCGTCGCCGTCACGGGACTGTTCATCTGGCGATCCGACCGGCTGGGGCCCGTCGAGCGCATGGAGGTGGCGCTGTCGCGCGAGTCGGTGTTCCTCGGCAACAACGTCATCCTCGTCGGGCTGGCCTTCACGGTGATGATCGGCACCGTGTTCCCGTTGCTGGTCGAGGCGGTCAACGGGGAGCGGGTCAGCGTCGGCAGCCCCTACTTCAACCGGATGGCCATCCCCCTGGCGCTTGCGATGCTGGTGCTGATGGGCATCGGCCCCCTGGTGCCCTGGGGTGCGGCGGACCTCCGCAGCCTGGGCCGGCGACTCGCCCTGCCGACAGCCGTCGGCCTGCTCGCCATCGCCGGGATGGGCGCCGCGGGGCTGCGTGGCATCGCGCCCGTCATGACGGTGGGCCTGGGCGTGTTCGTCCTGGGCACCATCATCGACCGGGTGGTGACAGGCTGGCAGGCCACACGCGCGAGCACCGACCTGCGTCCGCTGCGGGCGCTGGCGGCCACCCTCCTGCGCCGGCGGCGGCTGTACGGCGGACTGGTGGTCCACGCCGGCGTGGTCATGGCCGCGATCGCGATCGCCGCCTCCTCCTCCTACAGCACCGAAGGTCAGCAGACGCTGCAGGTCGGGGAGTCCTTCACCGTCGGCAGCTACACCGCGACGCTGGAGGGCATCACCCCGCGACGCACCGACCGCAAGATGAGCATCACCGCGCAGGTGGCCATCGCCGACGGGGAACGTGACCTGGGGGTGTACGCGCCGGCGCTCAGCTTCTACCCGGCCGCCACCCAGGCCATCGGGACGCCGTCGGTCCGCACCCGCCTGGCAGAGGACGCCTACCTGCTCATCACCTCCGTCGACGATGATCGCACCGAGGCGACGATCCGGCTCATCATCAGCCCGCTGGTGCTGTGGCTGTGGGTCTCCGCCGGCGTCATGGTCCTGGGCGCCGTCGTCGCCGCCTGGCCCGGCCGCCGTGGCTCCGACCGGTCCCCGACGCCGACCGCCGTCAGCCAGCCGCAGGGGGTTCCGACGTGA
- a CDS encoding TlpA family protein disulfide reductase, with protein MTPRRRRWPWFAVVLVLAVAAVTVLGTGFGRAPTVVDTVLMDQPAPPLRGPTMEGGTFDLADHAGQIVVVNVWASWCVPCRREHPVLQEAARVLAPLGVQFVGINTQDSLADARAFMDELGALPYPSVLDPEGRWAVEWGTFGVPETFVVDVDGRIRAKRIGELTEGWIVEAVGPLLEGR; from the coding sequence GTGACCCCGAGGAGGCGGCGCTGGCCGTGGTTCGCCGTCGTGCTGGTGCTGGCTGTGGCGGCCGTGACGGTGCTGGGCACGGGGTTCGGCCGTGCCCCGACGGTCGTCGACACGGTGCTGATGGACCAGCCCGCCCCGCCCCTTCGGGGCCCCACCATGGAGGGCGGCACCTTCGACCTCGCCGACCACGCCGGCCAGATCGTCGTGGTGAACGTGTGGGCGTCGTGGTGCGTGCCATGCCGCCGGGAGCATCCGGTGCTGCAGGAGGCGGCCCGTGTCCTGGCGCCGCTTGGTGTGCAGTTCGTGGGCATCAACACCCAGGACAGCCTGGCGGACGCCCGGGCGTTCATGGACGAACTTGGTGCGCTGCCCTATCCGAGCGTGCTGGATCCCGAGGGGCGTTGGGCGGTGGAGTGGGGGACCTTCGGCGTGCCCGAGACGTTCGTCGTCGACGTCGACGGCCGCATCCGGGCCAAGCGGATTGGTGAGCTGACCGAGGGTTGGATCGTCGAGGCCGTCGGACCGCTTTTGGAGGGCCGGTGA
- a CDS encoding cytochrome c-type biogenesis protein CcmH: MTRRLLVAAAATILLGLAGSGLWQAVQPAPMTAQDRVNAIAVTLRCPTCQGLSVADSDAPISQSMRAIIAEQLADGRTDAEIRGYFVQRYGDWILLSPPSSGLGWLVWALPVVGVAGGVGLAFGRSRRAEAVTVPDDDLEHSAHLAELYAEGQIALPQTPAGDRLEAALELARSVTDESAGPVASGADQQARRQIATALAAQRREAHVAQVAAAPRPPPERPATAASGGFGRRWAWASGAAVFLAVIAGVLLLSLAPRGPGDLPTGNLPRAASAPAVAAEASALDAAVAQDPGDIPARLELAARLLQAGDTVGARQHARTVLEQRPDQPDGLLLLGLAMAAEGAPAAPQTFQRYLNAAPPDHPGIPLARSLLEPQD, from the coding sequence GTGACCCGCCGCCTGCTCGTGGCAGCGGCGGCCACGATCCTGCTGGGTCTGGCCGGGTCGGGGTTGTGGCAGGCGGTGCAGCCGGCCCCGATGACGGCGCAGGACCGGGTCAACGCGATCGCGGTGACGCTGCGGTGTCCCACCTGTCAGGGGCTGTCGGTGGCCGACTCCGACGCGCCCATCTCCCAGAGCATGCGTGCGATCATCGCCGAGCAGCTGGCCGACGGGCGGACCGACGCGGAGATCCGTGGCTACTTCGTCCAGCGCTACGGCGACTGGATCCTGCTGTCCCCGCCGTCATCGGGGTTGGGATGGCTGGTGTGGGCGCTGCCGGTCGTCGGTGTCGCCGGCGGCGTCGGCCTCGCGTTCGGCCGATCCCGACGCGCCGAAGCCGTGACGGTGCCCGACGACGACCTGGAGCACAGCGCGCACCTGGCGGAGCTGTACGCCGAAGGTCAGATCGCGCTGCCGCAGACCCCGGCCGGCGACCGTCTCGAAGCCGCGCTCGAGCTGGCACGGTCGGTCACCGACGAGTCCGCCGGCCCAGTCGCGTCCGGGGCTGACCAGCAGGCGCGGCGGCAGATCGCAACGGCGCTGGCGGCGCAGCGGCGCGAGGCGCACGTCGCCCAGGTCGCCGCTGCGCCACGTCCGCCGCCGGAGCGGCCGGCAACGGCGGCCAGCGGCGGGTTCGGTCGCCGGTGGGCGTGGGCGAGCGGCGCGGCCGTCTTCCTTGCCGTCATCGCCGGAGTGCTGCTGCTGAGCCTCGCCCCCCGCGGACCCGGTGACCTGCCGACGGGCAACCTTCCCCGGGCCGCGTCGGCACCGGCGGTCGCCGCTGAGGCGTCCGCCCTGGATGCGGCGGTGGCCCAGGATCCCGGGGACATCCCAGCACGACTGGAGCTGGCGGCCAGGCTGCTGCAGGCCGGCGACACCGTCGGCGCCCGTCAGCACGCCCGAACCGTGCTGGAACAGCGGCCCGACCAGCCGGACGGGCTGTTGCTGCTCGGCCTGGCGATGGCGGCAGAGGGAGCCCCGGCGGCACCGCAGACGTTCCAGCGGTACCTGAACGCCGCCCCGCCGGACCACCCCGGGATCCCGCTGGCCCGGTCACTGCTGGAGCCGCAGGATTGA
- a CDS encoding cupredoxin domain-containing protein: MAVLLASACTPGPVPVDAVQAADTIDVGLTDFAIATSAERLVDGVVTVQVTNAGATAHDLRVAGGDVQRATSVLPPGASTVIRLNASGEETLNLWCTLPGHRRQGMEATLRVGS, encoded by the coding sequence GTGGCCGTGCTGCTCGCCAGTGCCTGCACCCCAGGCCCCGTCCCCGTCGACGCGGTGCAGGCGGCCGACACCATCGATGTCGGGCTAACCGACTTCGCCATCGCGACATCCGCGGAACGACTCGTCGACGGCGTGGTGACGGTGCAGGTGACCAACGCGGGCGCCACCGCACATGACCTCCGGGTAGCCGGCGGCGACGTCCAGCGCGCGACGAGTGTCCTGCCCCCCGGTGCGTCGACGGTCATCCGGCTTAACGCCTCAGGCGAGGAGACGCTCAACCTGTGGTGCACCCTGCCGGGGCACCGCCGTCAGGGCATGGAGGCAACCCTCCGCGTCGGCAGCTGA
- a CDS encoding response regulator transcription factor, producing MTRLVLVVEDEPKIRELVRGYLERDGFGVLTTDSGAEALDLWRHGTPDLLIVDLGLPDVSGESLIREVRRQSDVPIIVLTARAAEEDRIDGLELGVDDYVAKPFSPRELVLRVGAVLRRGVAQEVPARRSYGGGDLILDDERREVGAHGEVVELTPTEWSVLQALARVPGRVYSRLELVNDARGYEFAGYERTIDTHVKNLRRKVEHDPGAPTIVETVVGVGYRFGLCADG from the coding sequence GTGACTCGCCTGGTCCTCGTCGTCGAAGACGAGCCGAAGATCCGCGAACTCGTGCGCGGCTACCTGGAACGCGACGGGTTCGGCGTGCTGACGACCGACTCGGGTGCGGAGGCGCTGGACCTGTGGCGCCACGGCACACCCGACCTGCTCATCGTCGACCTCGGACTGCCTGACGTATCAGGTGAATCCCTCATCCGCGAGGTGCGCCGACAGTCCGACGTACCGATCATCGTGCTCACGGCCCGAGCTGCCGAGGAGGACCGGATCGATGGCTTGGAGCTCGGCGTCGACGACTACGTCGCCAAGCCGTTCAGCCCGCGGGAACTGGTCCTACGGGTGGGCGCGGTACTGCGCCGGGGCGTTGCCCAGGAGGTCCCTGCGCGCCGGTCGTACGGCGGTGGCGATCTGATCCTGGACGACGAACGTCGTGAGGTCGGGGCACATGGCGAGGTGGTGGAGCTTACCCCCACCGAATGGTCGGTGTTGCAGGCGCTCGCACGGGTTCCCGGGCGCGTGTACTCCCGCCTGGAACTGGTCAACGACGCCCGCGGCTATGAGTTCGCCGGCTACGAGCGCACCATCGACACGCACGTGAAGAACCTGCGTCGCAAGGTCGAGCACGACCCGGGGGCACCGACCATCGTCGAGACCGTTGTGGGTGTCGGCTACCGGTTCGGCCTGTGCGCGGATGGGTGA
- a CDS encoding HAMP domain-containing protein — MAALLVARRITLPLRTLATTVRRFGAGDPTARADARAAGEIGEVGAAFNRMADVLARRARQRRQFAATVAHELRTPIAVLQATVEAMIDGVEQPSSDAFAALHEQVLRLTRNVAVWSRCQRPKGPTSASPWPRPTWPTWQRTPRMRSTRCSPAVT; from the coding sequence GTGGCGGCACTGCTGGTCGCCCGGCGGATCACCCTGCCGCTGCGCACCCTCGCGACGACGGTCCGGCGGTTCGGAGCGGGCGATCCCACGGCACGAGCCGACGCCAGGGCTGCGGGTGAGATCGGGGAGGTCGGCGCGGCGTTCAACCGCATGGCCGACGTGCTGGCCCGCCGCGCCCGTCAGCGCCGCCAGTTCGCGGCCACGGTCGCCCATGAGCTGCGCACACCAATCGCGGTCCTGCAGGCGACCGTCGAGGCGATGATCGACGGCGTCGAGCAGCCTTCGTCCGATGCGTTCGCCGCCCTCCACGAGCAGGTGCTGCGCCTGACGCGCAACGTCGCGGTCTGGAGTCGCTGTCAGCGGCCGAAGGGGCCGACCTCAGCCTCACCCTGGCCCCGACCAACCTGGCCGACGTGGCAGCGCACGCCGCGCATGCGCTCGACCCGCTGTTCGCCAGCGGTGACGTGA
- a CDS encoding ubiquinol-cytochrome c reductase iron-sulfur subunit yields MDARAAPAERPTRRARTGPDRRTFLRNSWLLGMGGTLGAFGLASIGFLWPRLGGGFGAEIHLGTVEGLRTAIEEGGGRFEYPAGRLYMVRYDAAQDPDGVYLDVTGGGPVMALYQKCVHLGCRVPWCASSSWFECPCHGSQYNRWGEYRFGPAPRGLDRFPTEVRNGEVYVNTSQIVTGPSRGTNVLGQPPAGSHCT; encoded by the coding sequence ATGGACGCCCGGGCAGCACCCGCCGAACGACCGACGCGCAGAGCACGGACTGGCCCTGACCGCCGGACCTTCCTGCGCAACTCCTGGTTGCTCGGCATGGGCGGCACCCTTGGCGCCTTCGGGTTGGCCAGCATCGGCTTCTTGTGGCCCCGACTCGGCGGCGGGTTCGGAGCTGAGATCCACCTCGGCACCGTTGAGGGCCTCCGCACCGCCATCGAGGAGGGTGGCGGCCGATTCGAGTATCCCGCCGGACGCCTCTACATGGTGCGCTACGATGCGGCCCAGGATCCTGACGGGGTCTACCTCGACGTCACCGGTGGCGGACCCGTGATGGCGCTGTACCAGAAGTGCGTCCACCTGGGCTGCCGTGTGCCCTGGTGCGCGTCATCCAGTTGGTTTGAGTGCCCCTGCCATGGGTCGCAGTACAACCGGTGGGGCGAGTACCGGTTCGGCCCAGCACCCCGTGGCCTGGACCGCTTCCCCACCGAAGTCCGCAACGGCGAGGTGTACGTCAACACCAGTCAGATCGTGACCGGCCCCAGCCGAGGCACCAACGTGCTCGGGCAGCCACCCGCCGGCTCTCACTGCACGTAG
- a CDS encoding helix-turn-helix domain-containing protein — protein MDVTGKSRERHARRVNLREAARHEVLEPVARVTSDGSTTTLLTAAQVAERWQVPVRTVYAWAKRNAMPHYRAGRLLRFDPAEVEEHFRSHGFADEVAADPERPGESAFTLLNA, from the coding sequence ATGGATGTAACAGGGAAGTCGCGTGAGCGCCACGCCCGCCGCGTGAACCTACGCGAAGCGGCGCGGCACGAGGTCCTGGAGCCCGTCGCCCGAGTCACCTCCGACGGGAGTACAACCACCCTCCTGACAGCCGCGCAGGTCGCGGAGCGTTGGCAGGTGCCCGTTAGGACCGTCTACGCCTGGGCGAAGCGGAACGCCATGCCTCACTACCGCGCCGGCAGGCTGCTGCGCTTTGACCCGGCGGAGGTCGAGGAGCACTTCCGAAGTCACGGCTTCGCCGACGAGGTCGCCGCCGACCCCGAGCGTCCCGGCGAATCGGCCTTCACGCTCTTGAACGCGTAG
- a CDS encoding peptidoglycan DD-metalloendopeptidase family protein: MRRALAAVVVVVLAPPLGLMMSTSTGTAGWPAGFDPAPLTGEIPEPMLSAYLDAAETWEVDWALLAAVGKLECDHGRYRAPGCWPPGTINQAGARGPMQFLGSTWRSSAGRYDLDVAGPPARDGQGYGTDGDDDGIADPWSPLDAVHSAARYLVALGGRDDPRRAAKSYNAGPANTNPTAGESYATRALELIAHYHRLAGAGGPGTPTVAVVQDGYALPFDPAGLHAVTSEASPPRDPEWQLVRPHHSGRVGIDIAMPVGTTLYALVDAEVVWASDSGNCGYGLAIRNADQHASITYCHLSAINVSAGQQVAAGQPLGRSGGQPGTAGAGNSTGPHLHLHIDTPAGRRCPQALLLGLWRGWPVPTIAALRTSGCTYTSVAPPPQSPVPVPPDLPIP; the protein is encoded by the coding sequence ATGCGCCGAGCGCTGGCTGCCGTCGTCGTGGTCGTGCTCGCGCCGCCGCTCGGCCTGATGATGAGCACCAGCACCGGGACCGCCGGCTGGCCCGCTGGCTTCGATCCTGCCCCACTGACGGGCGAGATCCCCGAGCCGATGCTGTCGGCCTATCTCGACGCGGCCGAAACCTGGGAGGTTGACTGGGCGCTGCTCGCGGCAGTCGGTAAGTTGGAATGCGACCACGGCCGCTACCGGGCGCCCGGCTGCTGGCCGCCCGGCACCATCAACCAGGCCGGGGCGCGCGGGCCGATGCAGTTCCTCGGCTCCACCTGGCGATCCTCCGCCGGGCGCTACGACCTCGACGTGGCCGGCCCGCCAGCCCGCGACGGGCAGGGCTACGGCACAGACGGAGACGACGACGGCATCGCCGACCCCTGGAGCCCGTTGGATGCGGTCCACTCCGCGGCCCGCTACCTGGTCGCCCTCGGCGGCCGAGACGACCCGCGGCGGGCAGCCAAGAGCTACAATGCCGGACCAGCCAACACCAACCCCACCGCAGGGGAGAGCTACGCCACCCGTGCGCTCGAGCTGATCGCTCACTACCACCGGCTCGCCGGTGCCGGCGGGCCGGGAACACCGACGGTGGCGGTCGTGCAAGATGGATACGCACTGCCGTTCGACCCCGCCGGGCTGCATGCGGTCACCAGCGAGGCATCGCCCCCTCGCGACCCTGAATGGCAACTGGTGAGACCGCATCACTCCGGTCGGGTCGGCATCGACATCGCTATGCCAGTCGGCACGACCCTGTACGCCCTGGTGGACGCCGAAGTCGTCTGGGCCAGCGATTCCGGCAACTGCGGCTACGGGTTAGCCATCCGCAACGCCGACCAGCACGCCTCGATCACCTATTGCCACCTGTCAGCCATCAACGTCAGCGCCGGGCAGCAGGTCGCCGCCGGTCAGCCGCTTGGCCGTTCAGGTGGCCAGCCCGGAACCGCGGGGGCCGGCAACTCGACCGGCCCGCACCTGCACCTGCACATCGACACCCCGGCCGGCCGCCGATGCCCCCAAGCCCTGCTGCTGGGGCTCTGGCGCGGCTGGCCCGTCCCCACCATCGCCGCGCTGCGCACCTCCGGCTGCACCTACACCAGCGTCGCCCCGCCACCCCAGTCGCCCGTCCCAGTCCCGCCCGACCTGCCTATCCCGTGA
- a CDS encoding PIN domain-containing protein produces MALLDANVVYPARLRDLLIRLAIAGLYQARWSEQILDECFHSLIEDRPDLSEEQLARTRRLMTTALPDAMVSGYETLSEEQDLPDPGDHHVLAAALTAGAALLVTANLDDFPAEQMPTGLSVVSPDGFVLALMNDDLDTVVEVVAAQAAALTNPPMTTWQLLDGLEEVGLVRTVAQLRSAVS; encoded by the coding sequence GTGGCGTTGCTGGACGCCAACGTGGTCTACCCGGCGCGACTTCGGGATCTGCTGATCCGCCTCGCCATCGCCGGGTTGTATCAGGCGCGCTGGAGCGAGCAGATCCTCGACGAGTGCTTCCACAGTCTCATCGAGGACCGCCCAGACCTGAGCGAGGAACAGCTCGCGCGCACCCGCCGGCTCATGACGACGGCCTTGCCTGACGCCATGGTCAGCGGCTACGAGACTCTCTCCGAGGAACAGGATCTGCCCGATCCTGGCGATCACCACGTCCTGGCCGCGGCCCTGACTGCCGGCGCGGCGTTGCTCGTGACCGCGAACCTGGATGACTTCCCCGCCGAACAGATGCCCACAGGGCTGTCTGTCGTGTCTCCTGATGGATTTGTTCTCGCTCTGATGAACGACGATCTCGACACGGTGGTGGAAGTCGTCGCGGCGCAGGCCGCTGCGCTCACTAACCCACCGATGACGACGTGGCAACTCCTCGACGGTCTGGAAGAGGTTGGGCTCGTTCGGACGGTTGCACAGCTCCGCAGCGCAGTCAGCTGA
- a CDS encoding excisionase family DNA-binding protein translates to MSVQSELEQAEAAASALAEGRVVVMPRGRKGEPVEVPASVVRVLAEVLDHARRGEPVRVIADDEEITTQQAADLLNVSRPYLVGLVDRGEIPSRKVGTRRRLKLSDVLLYREVDQARRLEAVNALAAEAQELGLY, encoded by the coding sequence GTGAGCGTTCAGTCTGAACTGGAGCAGGCAGAGGCAGCAGCAAGCGCGCTTGCCGAGGGTCGGGTCGTCGTCATGCCACGAGGCCGCAAGGGTGAACCGGTCGAGGTGCCTGCGTCGGTCGTTCGAGTACTTGCCGAGGTGCTCGACCACGCCCGCCGGGGTGAACCCGTACGGGTCATCGCTGACGACGAGGAGATCACCACCCAGCAAGCCGCCGACCTGTTGAACGTGTCGCGTCCCTACCTCGTCGGGCTCGTCGACCGGGGTGAGATCCCGTCACGCAAGGTCGGCACCCGGCGCCGGCTCAAGCTCTCCGACGTGCTTCTCTACCGGGAGGTCGATCAGGCCCGGCGCTTGGAGGCCGTGAACGCGCTCGCTGCCGAAGCTCAAGAGCTGGGGCTGTACTGA